One part of the Malus sylvestris chromosome 2, drMalSylv7.2, whole genome shotgun sequence genome encodes these proteins:
- the LOC126611720 gene encoding 50S ribosomal protein L3, chloroplastic-like, with amino-acid sequence MSILSISSPSSSSALLPNVSFSSKSSSFLTPPLQIATPSLAVAKNHKNRLTGITMSMEAGIGVMATKLGMMSFFEPTGKVVPVTVVGFKEGNIVTQVKTQATDGYDAVQIGYRRVRDRKLTKPEMGHLQKAGSIPLRHLQEFRLQNVQGFEPNQKLSFDELFNEGDIVDVSGTTIGKGFQGGIKRHNFKRGQMTHGSKSHRALGSIGAGTTPGRVYKGKKMPGRMGGTKTKIRKLKIVKIDKELNVVMIKGALPGKPGNLLRIAPAKIVGKNIPKS; translated from the coding sequence ATGTCAATCCTTTCCATTTcatcaccttcttcttcctccgctcTCCTCCCCAATGTCTCCTTCTCCTCCAAATCCTCCTCATTCCTCACCCCGCCGCTCCAAATCGCCACCCCATCGCTCGCCGTCGcaaaaaaccacaaaaaccgACTGACGGGAATAACCATGAGCATGGAGGCCGGCATTGGAGTTATGGCCACGAAGCTCGGCATGATGAGCTTCTTCGAGCCCACCGGCAAAGTCGTCCCGGTCACGGTCGTGGGTTTCAAAGAGGGCAACATCGTCACCCAGGTCAAAACCCAGGCCACCGACGGCTACGACGCCGTCCAAATCGGGTACCGGCGGGTCCGTGACCGGAAGCTAACGAAGCCCGAAATGGGTCACCTCCAGAAGGCCGGCTCGATCCCCCTTCGCCACCTCCAGGAGTTCCGGCTTCAAAACGTCCAAGGGTTCGAGCCGAACCAGAAGCTCTCGTTCGATGAGCTTTTCAACGAGGGCGACATTGTCGACGTCTCTGGAACCACAATCGGAAAGGGATTTCAGGGAGGAATCAAGCGGCACAATTTCAAGCGGGGGCAGATGACCCACGGGTCCAAGAGCCACAGAGCTCTCGGGTCTATCGGTGCCGGAACCACGCCGGGGCGGGTTTACAAGGGGAAGAAGATGCCCGGGAGAATGGGAGGAACCAAGACCAAGATTAGGAAGCTGAAGATTGTGAAGATCGATAAGGAGCTCAATGTTGTGATGATCAAAGGCGCTCTGCCTGGTAAGCCCGGAAACCTTCTCCGCATTGCTCCTGCTAAAATTGTGGGGAAGAACATTCCCAAGAGTTAG